In one Streptomyces marincola genomic region, the following are encoded:
- a CDS encoding ATP-dependent 6-phosphofructokinase has product MRIGVLTAGGDCPGLNAVIRSVVHRAVVDRGDQVIGFEDGFKGLLEGRYRPLDINEVSGILARGGTILGSSRLERHRLAEACDNAEAFRRKLSLDALIPIGGEGTLTAASMLSAAGIPVVGVPKTIDNDISATDRTFGFDTAVGVATEAIDRLKTTAESHQRVMVVEVMGRHAGWIALEAGMAGGAHGICIPERPFQIDDLCKMVEERFARGKKFAVICVAEGARPAEGSMPYERGEIDPYGHERFTGIGQRLANELEHRLGKEARAMILGHIQRGGTPTAYDRVLATRFGWHAVEAAHRGEFGMMTALRGTDIVMAPLANATAELKRVPQNRMDETEAVF; this is encoded by the coding sequence ATGCGCATCGGAGTCCTCACCGCCGGCGGTGACTGCCCCGGCCTCAACGCTGTGATCCGCTCGGTCGTGCATCGTGCCGTCGTGGACCGCGGAGACCAGGTGATCGGGTTCGAGGACGGCTTCAAAGGGCTGCTCGAAGGGCGCTACAGGCCGCTCGACATCAACGAGGTCAGCGGCATCCTCGCGCGCGGCGGGACCATCCTCGGGTCGAGCCGCCTGGAGCGGCACCGGCTGGCCGAGGCGTGCGACAACGCGGAGGCGTTCCGGCGCAAGCTCAGCCTCGACGCGCTGATCCCCATCGGCGGCGAGGGCACCCTCACGGCGGCCAGCATGCTCTCCGCGGCCGGCATCCCCGTGGTCGGCGTGCCCAAGACCATCGACAACGACATCTCGGCCACCGACCGCACCTTCGGCTTCGACACGGCCGTCGGCGTCGCGACGGAGGCCATCGACCGGCTGAAGACCACCGCCGAGTCGCACCAGCGCGTCATGGTCGTCGAGGTCATGGGCCGGCACGCGGGCTGGATCGCCCTTGAGGCCGGCATGGCCGGCGGCGCGCACGGCATCTGCATCCCCGAGCGGCCGTTCCAGATCGACGACCTGTGCAAGATGGTCGAGGAGCGCTTCGCGCGCGGCAAGAAGTTCGCCGTGATCTGCGTCGCCGAGGGCGCCCGCCCCGCCGAGGGCTCCATGCCGTACGAACGCGGCGAGATCGACCCGTACGGGCACGAGCGGTTCACGGGCATCGGCCAGCGCCTCGCGAACGAGCTGGAACACCGGCTCGGCAAGGAGGCCCGCGCCATGATCCTCGGCCACATCCAGCGCGGCGGCACGCCCACGGCCTACGACCGGGTGCTGGCCACGCGCTTCGGCTGGCACGCCGTGGAGGCCGCGCACCGCGGCGAGTTCGGCATGATGACGGCGCTGCGCGGCACCGACATCGTGATGGCCCCGCTGGCCAACGCGACGGCCGAGCTGAAGCGCGTCCCGCAGAACCGCATGGACGAGACCGAAGCCGTCTTCTGA